A genomic region of Pongo pygmaeus isolate AG05252 chromosome 7, NHGRI_mPonPyg2-v2.0_pri, whole genome shotgun sequence contains the following coding sequences:
- the RPL7 gene encoding large ribosomal subunit protein uL30 has product MEGVEEKKKVPAVPETLKKKRRNFAELKIKRLRKKFAQKMLRKARRKLIYEKAKHYHKEYRQMYRTEIRMARMARKAGNFYVPAEPKLAFVIRIRGINGVSPKVRKVLQLLRLRQIFNGTFVKLNKASINMLRIVEPYIAWGYPNLKSVNELIYKRGYGKINKKRIALTDNALIARSLGKYGIICMEDLIHEIYTVGKRFKEANNFLWPFKLSSPRGGMKKKTTHFVEGGDAGNREDQINRLIRRMN; this is encoded by the exons ATGGAGGGTGTAGA AGAAAAGAAGAAGGTTCCTGCTGTGCCAGAAACCCTTAAGAAAAAGCGAAGGAATTTCGCAGAGCTGAAGATCAAGCGCCTGAGAAAGAAGTTTGCCCAAAAGATG CTGCGAAAGGCAAGGAGGAAGCTTATCTATGAAAAAGCAAAGCACTATCACAAGGAATATAGGCAGATGTACAGAACTGAAATTCGAATGGCGAGGATGGCAAGAAAAGCTGGCAACTTCTATGTACCTGCAGAACCCAAATTGGCGTTTGTCATCAGAATCAGAGG TATCAATGGCGTGAGCCCAAAGGTTCGAAAGGTGTTGCAGCTTCTTCGCCTTCGTCAAATCTTCAATGGAACCTTTGTGAAGCTCAACAAGGCTTCGATTAACATGCTGAGGATTGTAGAGCCATATATTGCATGGGG GTACCCCAATCTGAAGTCAGTAAATGAACTAATCTACAAGCGTGGTTATGGCAAAATCAATAAGAAGCGAATTGCTTTGACAGATAATGCTTTGATTGCTCGATCTCTTG GTAAATACGGCATCATCTGCATGGAGGATCTGATTCATGAGATCTATACTGTTGGAAAACGCTTCAAAGAGGCAAATAACTTCCTGTGGCCCTTCAAATTGTCTTCTCCACGAGGTGGAATGAAGAAAAAGACGACCCATTTTGTAGAAGGTGGAGATGCTGGCAACAGGGAGGACCAGATCAACAGGCTTATTAGAAGAATGAACTAA